A single genomic interval of Macadamia integrifolia cultivar HAES 741 chromosome 6, SCU_Mint_v3, whole genome shotgun sequence harbors:
- the LOC122081494 gene encoding LOW QUALITY PROTEIN: AAA-ATPase At5g57480-like (The sequence of the model RefSeq protein was modified relative to this genomic sequence to represent the inferred CDS: inserted 1 base in 1 codon), whose amino-acid sequence MKEFWTSLASLMGLLAFSQGILHAIFPPEIRFAYXKILTRSFQWFSSYCYFDITEIDGVNTNELYNAVQLYLSNSASITGNRLSLTRSRNSSTFTFGLSNNEYLVDIFNGVTTRWEHVVSQRQSQSYAWRALPDEKRGFILRIKKKDKTLILDSYLDYIIEKANEIRRKNQDRLLYTNSRGGALDSRGHPWEAVPFKHPSTFDTLAMDPAKKSEIMADLKRFSDGQSFYQNTGRAWKRGYLLYGPPGTGKSSMIAAMANYLGHDIYDLELTEVNNNSELRKLPMKTTSKSIIVIEDIDCSINLTNRTKSVSARRAAYNDPLSPDLRGGGSGEDGGTSITLSGLLNFTDGLWSCCGSERIFVFTTNHIEKLDPALLRSGRMDLHIYMSFCSFPALKILLKNYLGLNEEEVEDGNLKELEEVIDEAQMTPADISEVLIKNRRFMGEALSELLERLKNRVERNREEGAVREKYSTEMEEEEQEKRALESPKEGCEIPEKCSKRDDADQQEKLN is encoded by the exons atgAAGGAGTTTTGGACATCTCTGGCTTCTTTGATGGGTCTCTTGGCCTTCTCCCAAGGAATCCTCCATGCCATATTCCCACCAGAGATTCGCTTTGCCT TCAAGATCTTAACCCGTAGCTTCCAATGGTTCTCCTCTTACTGCTACTTTGACATCACAGAGATCGATGGTGTCAACACAAACGAGCTCTACAACGCAGTTCAGCTCTACCTCAGCAACTCTGCTTCAATCACAGGCAACCGTTTGAGCCTCACTCGATCTAGGAATTCAAGTACCTTCACATTTGGGCTATCAAACAACGAATACTTGGTCGATATCTTCAATGGCGTCACTACAAGATGGGAGCATGTGGTCTCACAGAGACAATCTCAGAGCTACGCGTGGAGAGCTCTTCCTGATGAGAAGAGAGGTTTCATTCTTcgaatcaagaagaaagataagaCCTTGATCCTTGATTCTTATCTTGATTACATTATTGAGAAGGCTAATGAGATCAGAAGAAAGAATCAAGATCGACTTCTTTATACAAATTCTCGAGGTGGAGCTCTTGATTCGAGGGGTCATCCATGGGAAGCTGTTCCCTTCAAGCACCCAAGCACATTTGATACATTGGCCATGGACCCTGCAAAGAAATCTGAAATAATGGCTGATCTTAAAAGATTCTCTGATGGGCAATCGTTCTATCAGAACACAGGACGAGCATGGAAGAGAGGGTACCTTCTATACGGTCCACCTGGTACAGGGAAATCAAGTATGATTGCAGCAATGGCTAATTACTTGGGTCATGATATCTATGATCTTGAACTCACTGAAGTGAATAACAATTCAGAGCTTCGCAAGTTGCCGATGAAAACGACGTCAAAATCGATTATTGTGATCGAAGATATAGATTGCTCCATCAATCTCACCAATCGGACTAAATCTGTATCTGCAAGGAGAGCTGCCTACAATGATCCTCTATCACCAGACCTTAGAGGAGGTGGGTCAGGTGAAGATGGTGGGACTTCGATTACACTTTCGGGTTTGTTGAATTTTACGGATGGGTTGTGGTCTTGCTGTGGGAGTGAGAGGATTTTCGTGTTCACGACGAATCACATTGAGAAGCTTGACCCTGCATTGCTGAGAAGTGGGCGTATGGATTTGCACATCTATATGAgcttctgttcttttcctgcACTGAAGATTCTTCTGAAGAATTACTTGGGATTGAATGAAGAAGAGGTGGAAGATGGGAATTTGAAGGAGTTAGAGGAGGTAATTGATGAAGCCCAGATGACCCCAGCTGATATTAGTGAGGTTTTGATCAAGAACAGAAGATTTATGggggaagctctgtctgaattgTTGGAGAGATTGAAAAACAGGGTTGAAAGGAATCGTGAAGAAGGGGCTGTAAGGGAGAAGTATTCTACAGAAATGGAAGAGGAAGAGCAGGAGAAAAGAGCCTTGGAATCTCCAAAGGAGGGTTGTGAAATTCCAGAGAAGTGTAGCAAGCGAGATGATGCAGATCAGCAGGAGAAGCTGAACTGA